The genomic interval AGGCTGTCGCGAGAGAGGAGAGCGATCGGCCATGCGCGAACGCATCCACGAGGTCGACCTGGAGAACGGGCTCAAGGTGTTGACGGTCGAGAACCTGGCCAGCCCCACGGCGACGGTGCAGGTCTGGTACCGGGTCGGATCCAGGAATGAGCGTCCCGGGATCACCGGCGCCTCCCACGTCTTCGAGCACATGATGTTCAAGGGGACGGCGCGCCACCCCAGGGGGGTCTTCGACAGGATCATCCAGGACAACGGGATGACGAACAACGCCTTCACGAGCCACGACTTCACCGCCTACTTCGAGAACATGGCCAGCGATCGGATCGAGGTGGCCATGGATCTCGAGGCGGACCGGATGCAGGGGCTTCTGCTCGAGCCGAAGGAGTTCGACAGCGAGATGGCCGTGATCCGCGAGGAGAGGCGCCAGGGATGCGAGGATCCTCCCTTCGGCCTCCTCACAGAGGCGGTGCAGGCGTCTGTCTTCATGGCCCACCCGTACCACTGGCCCGTGATCGGGTGGATGACCGATCTCGAGACGATGACGCGCGCCGACCTGATCGCGTACTACAGGGCGTTCTACAGGCCGAACAACGCGATCCTCGTCGTCGCGGGGGATATCGTTCATGAGGACGTGATCCGTCTCGCCCGCCGCCA from Candidatus Eisenbacteria bacterium carries:
- a CDS encoding insulinase family protein; the protein is MIGCRERGERSAMRERIHEVDLENGLKVLTVENLASPTATVQVWYRVGSRNERPGITGASHVFEHMMFKGTARHPRGVFDRIIQDNGMTNNAFTSHDFTAYFENMASDRIEVAMDLEADRMQGLLLEPKEFDSEMAVIREERRQGCEDPPFGLLTEAVQASVFMAHPYHWPVIGWMTDLETMTRADLIAYYRAFYRPNNAILVVAGDIVHEDVIRLARRHFGGIEPGPEVPDVRIEEPPQRGERTVTVRKEVQLPGLIVAYRVPGSLHEDAPALNI